In Crinalium epipsammum PCC 9333, the genomic window GGAGTGAACGGAAACTTGCGTCTCCGCTTCTTCTATTGTAAGCGACAGCTTTAGTTTTTCTAATGATTCCTAAGATAGGCTGTCATATTTTTTGAAGTAGTATTTAGGCAGTAATTCTACTTACCCATACCTAATTGCTGGGCTTTCTGGTAAACTTTTCCTTCTGTCAGCAAAGAAGGTGCAATTACTACTTCAACTTGCTGCATATCTTTGATGTTTTTCGCTCCCAATGTTCCCATGCTAGTTTTGAGCGCCCCCAGCAAGTTATGAGTGCCATCATCAAGCTGTGCTGGTCCAACAAGAATTTGCTCTAGAGTGCCAGTTGTACCTACACGAATACGAGTACCGCGAGGTAATACAGGGCTAGGAGTTGCCATTCCCCAATGAAAACCGCGTCCTGGTGCTTCCTTAGCTCTAGCAAAAGGAGAACCAATCATTACACCGTCTGCACCGCAAGCAATACACTTACAAATGTCACCACCAGTAATTAAACCACCATCAGCAATTACTGGAACATAATTGCCAGTTTCGTGATAATAGTCGTCACGAGCGGCTGCACAGTCAGCAACAGCAGTTGCTTGTGGTACACCTACACCTAATACACCACGAGATGTACAAGCTGCACCAGGTCCAATACCAACTAAAACAGCAGCAGCACCAGCTTTCATTAAGTTTAGAGCAACTTCGTAGGTGACGCAATTACCCAAAATCACAGGAATTGGCATTTCCTGGCAGAATTGAGCCAAATCGAGTGGAGTTACGGAATCCGGTGAGAGGTGAGCCGTAGAAACCACTGTTGCTTGTATAAACAGCAAATCAGCACCAGCTTTGGCAATAACTTCGCCATACTTAGCTGCTGCCACAGGTGTCGCACTAACTGCTGCAATACCACCTTGACTTTTAATTTCCTGAATCCGTTGTTCAATCAGTTCTGGCTTGATTGGCTCTGCATATAACTCTTGCATCAAGGGGACGTACTCGGAAGTGCCAACTGATGCAATCCTATCTAAGATTGGTTCTGGGTCAGCATAACGGGTTTGGATACCCTCCAAGTTGAGAACACCCATTGCTCCGAGTTGCGACAGGCGGACTGCCATTTTCACATCGACCACGCCATCCATCGCACTAGCAATAATGGGGATGTCTCTTTCAATACCACCAATACGCCAGCGAGTATCTGCCAAACTGGGGTCTAATGTCCGCTGTCCGGGGACTAATGCAATTTCATCGAATCCGTAAGCTCTGCGAGCCGTTTTACCCCGCCCAATTTGAATGTCCACTCTCGTTACCGTTTCCCAAGACTATTTAAGCTAGGGTATCAAATTGTAGCGGGTATCGGCTAAGTGGTCATTGGTTATCGGTCATTGGTCATTGTTAATTGATGTTTAATTACTCCCACGTACTAAGGAGCAAAAAAGCAAAATTATGCGAACTGATAAGATATTTTACGGTTTATTTCAGGAG contains:
- a CDS encoding GuaB3 family IMP dehydrogenase-related protein, which produces MDIQIGRGKTARRAYGFDEIALVPGQRTLDPSLADTRWRIGGIERDIPIIASAMDGVVDVKMAVRLSQLGAMGVLNLEGIQTRYADPEPILDRIASVGTSEYVPLMQELYAEPIKPELIEQRIQEIKSQGGIAAVSATPVAAAKYGEVIAKAGADLLFIQATVVSTAHLSPDSVTPLDLAQFCQEMPIPVILGNCVTYEVALNLMKAGAAAVLVGIGPGAACTSRGVLGVGVPQATAVADCAAARDDYYHETGNYVPVIADGGLITGGDICKCIACGADGVMIGSPFARAKEAPGRGFHWGMATPSPVLPRGTRIRVGTTGTLEQILVGPAQLDDGTHNLLGALKTSMGTLGAKNIKDMQQVEVVIAPSLLTEGKVYQKAQQLGMGK